The DNA region CTGGGTTTCACTTTCTCtacctgctttttttttccgaaaaaagaaaatacttataCAATAAGGAATTAAATTAAACTGCATAACTTACCAGCACACATGCATTTCATCATCTGGCTTACATACACTAGCTCTGAGTCAGAAATACTCACTGAAATGTGCTACTCTTGCAAGCACTACCTAACTTTGCTCGGCTATTAATCACTCGTGATGCAAGCACTCCCACCCATTTCTGAGAACAGTGTAGGCTGTCTGATAACTTGCAGGCTTCGAGCTGCCCTTATAAAGTTGTTCCACTTGTGCATACTTCCTCATTCTGCTAGTTTGTCAGTGAAGATGAAGCTCCTCATTTACATAGTCTTGCTGAAGTCAACTCTCCTTGCTTTGACAAATGTTTTTGCCATTATTTTAGAAGAAGAAGAGAATGCTAAAGAAGCCAAACTTACTGAAACTTGTCCCATAAAGCTCAAAGCTAATCGGAAATGTGATGAAGGAGAGGATTGTCCTTATCAGATAAATTTGCCTCCGATGACCATCCAGATACCCAAAGAATTCAAACTGCTTGAGAAGACTCTCAAAGAAGTACAGACCCTTAAAGAATCAGTAAACAAGCTGCAAAAATGCTGCCAAGATTGCAAGCTGCAAGCAGATGACAACCAGGAAAGAGACAGAAGTAATGAATTCCTGCTACccaacactgcagaaaacagCGAAAGCCAAGATAACAGAGTACAGGAACTGCAAAGCAAAGTTAACAGAATGGCAACAAGcttaaaaaatgcaaagagCCAGATTCAGACACTGCAGGGTCGTTTAGAGAAGCTGAGCCTCATAAACATGAACAATGTGGAACATTATGTTGACAGCAAAGTTGCAAATTTGACATTTGCTGTGAATAACCTGGATAACAAGTGTTCTTCTAAGTGCCCAGCAATGCAAGCAAAACCTGGTATGTAATCTGTTAATTCTTACTGCTGTATAAGCTTTCAGTGTTTCACATTTCACTAGTGTTAGGTAAACaacttaaaatatattttacccAAATAGCTGTGTTATTAACTTCACAAGTATCTGCTCTTTAAGTGTGTATTTATACTCCTGTAAAACATTTCAGCAGCCACTAGAGGGTTACTGAGAGCTGCAGGTGTTCAGTCCCTCCTAGAGTTGGACTTCATTTAGGGATTGGAAACATGAAATTTTAAAGGacaaatttgttttcaatttaataaataaacatgaaaaattaacCTTATTTTACACCATATTACCCTTCATTAGAGACATGAAGCATCAGTGACCAACACATTTTCTCCTTGGATGCAAAGGGTTAAATTTTCTCTAGGTGTGCCTTAGAAaactgccttttattttttctcactaCAAAACTGCAGATACTCTGAAAAGGGGTGCCAGGTATCAAGTGTATCTAGCAAAATGCATCATTATTAATggataataattttcttttcatcacaGCAAACACCTGAAAGGCTCCGCTAAAAAGAGCTTACTAACAGCACTTCTCGACTGGGTAACATATGTACCATCATTTTAACACTAAACTCTGTgcattaatttaatatataaggagcataaaagagaaaacaggtGTTAGCACtgaaaaaatccacttttttcttttgccatttAATTATCCTAACAAAGGAATAGAACCAATGCTCTCTTTCTAATGTTTGATGTTATTAAGTCAAGATTGAGGGGTTTTCCTAAAGTCATAAAGTTTTTATATTACATTTAGGAATCCTTGAAAACAAGAAATGCTCCACAGATTGTCAGTGTATTCTACTACTTAGATATCAAACATAAGAAGATAAAGCTCTTGAGAgacaaaacagagaaagaggAGGCTGCATTACAATCTTTAAGTCTCTTGCTTAGCATccaagcttaaaaaaaattatatctacACATATTGGAAATGGACAGATGTGTATGTACAGCTGAAATTCCTGAAAGTGTTCTTCTTTGAAAAGAGGAAATAAGTAGTAATAATAAAGGTAATGCTCTTACTATATTAGTAATCAGATAAAAATCGCTACAAATAAATTATGTTCAGATACCAAACATTCACAAAAATAATGAGTAATTTTTGTTACattaataatgaataataaatcACATTCAAATACAGTACTCAGATAAAATAACAGACTAAATTAGTTTTTGATATTCCTCACATTTACTAATTGCTGGATAGTGTTCAGGGCACATGATTATGTAGATATTCCTTATATTTTTCAACAAGACACTAAAAACATTTGCAGCAGCAACATATTCATTATGAAAgctggcaaggaaaacagctACAACTTTTTCCTATTCAGGAGCCATTCCTGCATCCACTGAAAGTAATAGTAAAACTTTATTTAAATAGGAATTGAATTGCATTATAGAAGTATTTTATCTAAAATGTATATTCTCTGTTAATAACTGCTATGAAATTTAGTCTACCAAAGATTTTCCACGAAGTTCAGTGTGATAAATGAGAATTTATTGTGGATTTAGATTAGGCTTTAAAGCCTTTGACTCCTATACTTTGTGGTTTCATAAATGTCCAGTTTTCTGGAAAACAAGAGGTCCTGAGTcttgctccctgctgcagcctgagatGACTTCTCCCTTTCAAGAAGTAACTTGTTCAAATCTTCTAGGAAAAAATTACAACAGAATCTGAACATGAAAACACCCATACATTCAAATCTGCAATAGGAATGAACACTATGGTTTTGACTCTTAACTGAGAACTTCTGAGAGCTCTCCATATCTCTTAAGAACACGGAATCCTAATACCATGCTGTTGAACAGAATTAAATTAATGGATGACATTGTGGATCAAAAATGGATTTTCactctggggaaaaaacctggggtatttttcctctgaataAAACACATCACCCATTGGTGGGGAAAAGGAACCGTTAGCAGTGAATACCAACATTGTTCTTTTCTGTAAAGCCAGCAATGCCACATACACAGGAAAGCACCATCACCTTCATCTTTCTAGGACTCACACAATTACAACAGATGTAacaattttattacttttttcctgcttcctaAATTACAGTCAACATTAGCACACAAAGCATTCCTGATGACGTTATGTTCTCTATCAAATGATGTTTACTTAACAATAGCCAGGTTAACATCATTCCCACATGGACAAAGCTCTTTCTCTGACATACTGCCAGATGGAGCTGTAGATTTGAGGCAGATTGTGAAGCTATACATTTAAATACAAAAGGCAGCAAGTGTGTAAAGACAAAGCATTAGAAATATGGATGGAAGAAATCGGGTTGAATTTACATGAGATAAAAGGATAGAGTAGAGAAAGGgacaaaaggaaagcaaataatCAAAACACCCTTATATTAGgcattttgcttaaaaaaagtagttgggtttttttagtcaACTATCTGATGCAGAGATCCTAGATGACATCTGTTATACAGTAAATCTGAtggaaaagatatttttcccTAGAACTGAAATTGTTGCAACACTATTTGTGATGCAAAAGCCTCTCCAATGCAAGTTCTGTACGCCATATCAGTCTGGGTaaaaattttttatattttaaaattgaaattatgtTCATTCTAACACTACTTGTTCTTTCACCAGTTATACAAATAATGCAGAGAGACTGTGCTGACCATTACACAGCAGGGAGAAGGAGTAATGGAATCTACAGGATTAGCCCTGATCCCAGAAACGGGAGTTTTGAAGTTTACTGTGACATGCAAACACAGGGAGGCGGCTGGACAGTGCTGCAGCGGCGTCAGGATGGCAGCACTAACTTCAACAGAACCTGGAATGACTACAAACATGGCTTTGGAAACCTCAGCAGGGAGTTCTGGCTAGGCAATGACAAAATTCACCTCCTGACGAGGAGCCAGGAAATGCAACTGAGGATTGATCTGGAAGATTTCAATGGGATCAGAGAATATGCCAAATACGAGCACTTCTATGTGGCCAACGAGTACCTCAAGTACCGCCTGAGCGTGCACGGCTACAGCGGCACCGCCGGAGACGCCCTCCACTACAGCAGGCACTACAACCACGACCAAAAGTTCTTCACAACCCCGGACAGGGACAATGACAGGTATCCCTCAGGAAACTGTGGTGCCTACTACAGCTCTGGCTGGTGGTTTGATGCCTGCTTGTCAGCCAATCTCAACGGCAAGTACTACCACAAGAAGTACAAAGGCGTTCGCAATGGCATTTTCTGGGGCACGTGGCATGGTATTTCTGATGATACTCCCACTGGATATAGGCAACCCTTTAAATCAGTAAAGATCATGATCAGACCCAAAAGTTTTGTGCAGTAATTCTACACATTCCTCTTAACTAGTTTCCATTGGATTGCACTCAAAATCATACTTACTCAGTATTATACTCAGAAATCAAGTATTCAGTTATGTTTGGCAAAAGATTGTTCTAGACAAAACAACATACTTCCACATAATCTTTTTAGAGATGGTTTGACCCATATAATGCATTAAAAACCAGCATTAAAATATCTGATAGTTATTGCTAAAACTTAACACCAGTTAGGTCTTGGTTTTATGCAAATATTCTAAACATTGCTTTTGGTGCTTTTACTGACTGTGATATACCACATTTTATGATTTAAAACTTTTATATTGTCTTCCACAAGTTGTCTGAATGATTACCTACATTTTAACctgaaaataattcagagaTGTAACTAATATAAATTTGTCAACCCTTTGTAAAAAACCTAGTTTCTGTAAAACAGTCTTTTTCCATCATCTATCCTTCATAACTTCAAAGGTATACCACAGCAACATCAATATAAATTAGGAAAAGtactaaaaattattatttttaaagaactaGAAAACAGAGGGCCACATAGCTTGCCCAAAGTCacaaaaaaatgctttgaagaaaacaaaaaaacgAAGATGATTCCTCAAATTTCATCCCTTTATCAAAGGTTTATCAAAGTTGGTAGAAGAATTGaataaaagcagaggaaataattataaaatcatagaatcatttagtttggaaaagacctttaagatcaagtccaactgttaacACAGAACTGCCAAGTCCACACTAAGCCATGTCCCTAGGTGTCACATCTACACCTGGACAGAGTATGCACTGAACAACAACATTCTTGCTTGTTTTGGTTCCTCCATTCAAGCTCAAGGTCGTATTTGTCATTTGTGGGAGAAAGGAGCCATTATGTGGCTTATTGCACATTTATGCAGGCAGGTAGACAGGAGGAAGGAAGACACATCAATAAGAATCCATATTCTTTGCATTAATGCCTCTAAATACAAAGAGTTTCCAGTGCCATTTTGCTTTCTCCTGAATCCTTTGGGTAAGTCAAATGTTACAAGATGCTCTTGTAGAGACTCAAGCTCTCATTCAAATAATTCTCAATCTACATATCATTAGATTCTAATGAAACTAagaattataaatattttgtaaCATAAGAAAAGACTGTTCTCCCCTTTTTTAGACTACACATTTTGTAACCacagaaacataaaaacatACTGTCAGTTCTAAGCAAAAAAGAGAATATAAgatcaaagatttttttttctaaaatataaaaaataaaaacatgaaattGTCAAATAGTGCAGGAATTTCAATTTAGAGATACTGCTATTAAATATTACATTGTAGATAGTGAGCACAAGTTTGACTGcacatatttagaccatgtcTCTATAAAGATAGTGACCAACAGTGAGTGGAGGTGCCACTTATCTTAGCAAGAGGCTATTCTACTATCTTGCTTACACCAATCCTGAGATGCAGAAAAACTACACTAAAACTCTATACCTTTAGCAGCTAAGTGTGGTCATTGTTGGCATAGCTTTTTAGATTAAAagagacatgaaaaaaaagaatagaagcaTACATCTGACATAAtactttataaatattatatctACCTTTTTTTTAAGATTACAACAAAATTATTATGGCTATAAGTAATGAAAATGAAGAACACTGGCAATAGCTaaattgtaaaatattaatatatattttaaagaagtAAATACTTTGAAGGATAGTTCAAATGTAATTTGGTTTattatatttcaattttaaagaGCAATGAAAAGTTTTAACTGCAAGATGTATCATCTTTGCTTGAGAATATGTTTTGAAGCTatagaatatttattttgggATAAAAAATAGTTgtctaaacaaaaaaaaagcaactgaaGAAGTGTTGGTTAGAAGAGTAAATATCTAATTGCATATGATTACATTTAATCATTTCACATGAAATGCACAATTTGTTCCTATTCATTATATGATGACTAGCTAAGTGCGACTTATGGTATCTACAATATTCCacttgaaaatgtatttttaatactaAGTTGTAAGAAGAGAAACTGTCCTTTTTAAATCTTGTTTAAAGGAAACTTTGTAAAACACAAATGTTAACAGAATAAGCAAATGTGACTAAAATCACCTGCCAAAGCTCTCTCTCatgtctttaaaaacaaaaagaaaaaaaaaaaaagaaaaagaaagtgtaATGCTGTTACAGAAATCTGATTGTGACCTGTCTGGAACTGTTGTAGCTGAATCTCTGTCAATATGCGCTAGTTTTGCAAAGTGTAACTCCATCTCCTTATTGCAAACATTATTTGTTTTTGCTCGGTGTAATAAAATAAGAATGTCCTACTGTTAAAGCTGTACTACTGTCATGGATGTACATAAGGACTATTAAAAATTTctcataaataattttattgatATTCTGTAAAAATTGAAGCAGTAAGAAAACACCAATAACCAATACAGATGACCATGTGACATGCCAAGAGAGTACTTGCTAGTAACGACAGTTCCTTAGAGATCTGTTTTATGACCCTTCAGCTACCAGACAATACCAAGGGCTGAAATCTCAGATATTTTTTGTAACTATTCAtaatttggaaaaggaaaaagtaattgCCCAATGAAGAGTTTACACCACCTCTATCTTTAACATGAAACAGGAGAAGCAAACCAAGGTTTTGACCTTTCAGATCACATACAAGAGTCATCAAAGCATGTGaacacaaatacaaatacataccCCAAATTAAATAATGCAGTTTTTTATACAAAGTAAAAGCCCTTGATCTCTGCCTAAGGCTTATTAATTCAAAACATGCCTTTTAATCTATGGAAAACATCTATATAACAGTGATTAGCATATGAAGACTGAAGACACTTGTGGTTTTAATCCTGATAATATTTAAATAGCAAATTTTAGTGGAAAAAATTACTAACAGCGGGTTTGCTAGCTAAATTCCTATGGCTTGTTTCCAAAATATAAAGGCACAAGCCCATCCGTTCAGCGTGATCAGCCAAGCAGACTGTAATGTCTTGGCTTCCTACACATTgcttaaacaaaaccaaaccaaaccttaaaaaaaaaccccaaataaaccaGAGAAGAAATTCAAAGAAGGTTTGAAAGCACTGgtgctttttccttcccttttaaaTGCAAATACCTGTTTCCTTAACTGTGTTTATTGGGAAAGACTGCAGTCAAACTTGGAGTGAGTTGAGAACAATATGTAGCTTGACAAATTGgtggggaaaaataattgcttttaaGTGTTTATTTGGAAAAGAACTTAAGAAGGTGGCCAATCCCTATCCAGACCCCTgttgaaaaattaaatcaaaatcaaacaaaagTGCCAAATTTACCTAGCTTCTATGATTTACATGCCatggaaaaatcaaaacagGTAGAATGCAACTTGAATTttcacagagggaaaaaaaaaaaagaagacaacaTAATTAAATACTGGCCCAAAAAGAAAGGGGATttgaatatattaaaatatttttagatttttttgtgttctttttctttcaggaaaaaaaggtaaaaatggTACACATAGGCCTGAAGACATTGACAtaagttttaaagaaaaatgaccGAGCAATACCATCTATAGGCCCTGCTAGATGCAAACATTTCCTATACTAAATTGATCTCCTTTGTTCACTGCTTTAAACTTTTATGGAGTTATAGTTCTTCTGCCAGAAGTTAATTTGGCTGTCACACTCAATAGTAACCAGAAACAGAGAACAAAATTTTAAGATGGTATGTCAAGTCCAACCTTCACATAAGTCATGAGAACATGGAAATTATGAAAGCAACGCTATTTTCTAGTCCTCATTCATCAGCTTTTTCTTACCTTAATTAAAGGAGTAATCCATTTGGAAaataataataggaaaaaagaaCCCAAATTACCTGGTTATATTTATATAATCAAGACAAACTGGAAGTTTAATTAAGACTACATTTCAGCAGGAGTAGTATGCCATCATTTAAAATTACACCATACAAAATAATAGTTGGCTTTACACACTTTTAAGCAATTACATGGAGTGAATGATTTTTATGGAAAAGCAGGATGCACTTTGAGAAACAGAAATCCTCATGCCTTTCTTCAGACAGAGTACAAGCCTCTCCACCTCACTCTACAGTTTAACCTCCATATGCTAAATCCAAATACAAGGATTCTTTCTCATGCAGACATTTAAGGCTCTGTTCATTCAGGAGTATTTGGACACAGGTGCTTGGAATAAGTAAATCAGGAATCTCCTTTTTAACCCTTAAAGCAACCTCATGTGTGTAATAGATGATTCTCCACCAATGAAGTTTCTAGTGAATGTACGATTGGTCACATTGCTCTGGCTTCCTCATCACAGGGTTGTGCTGACATAAAATCCCAGGTAGACCCAGTTTTTAGTGCAAATTTGCCTTGTCTCAAACACACATTTTAGGTGAGAAAACAGGAAGAGATAGCTTTGGAAAACAATATAGCAATATAGCTGTCAAGTTTCACGACTATCAGAAACAGCTGAGAAAACGCCAAAATGCAAGAAGATGTTACAGTTAAAGGTTATTCCTTCCCACAGTCTCACACTACAGAGCTCTAGTTCCTCTGTATGGTATGAAATCTGCACACTTGACTTTATAACAGCATAAAAAACCAAGACATCATAAATACTTTCAAACAGGCTTTtcagaaatgaacagaaatacCATCTGCTTTGTGATAGTTCAAACACACCCAACCACTTCCAGGCCTTGTTTCCTCTCAGTATCACCTGCTATTGGTAAGAAAAACCTCTCTGTAGAATGAGCAGGTCATACCAGCTCTGTTCCCATTCCTGCTGTTTGAAAGCACTTGTAAATCCACTCAATTCCTCTACAGCTTTTTTAGGAACAGTCAACTCTCCTGTTGCAACAACGATTTGCTTTAACATCCACAATACAAATTATTTCCTACTTGCTGGAAGCTGTTGCAAAAAACCATACTCCAGCTTACAGAAACATAATCATGCCTAGCTGACTTCCCAAAAGGTTTATTTAATTAGCAGTAAGATGCCTGTGCATGGAGGTGGAGACAACATCTGTCTCAGCTGTCTGTGCCAACATATTTATATGATTTTTTGTTGGGCCAGGAGCCTTTGGAGCTTGTCATGTGAAGTGTGCCAGGATCAGCTtaagtttaaaaatgttgtttGCTTTCAACGTACTAATCTGTGTCAAGATTTTTATATCTTTAATAGAGCACATACATATGTGGTGAGTACTAAAACAAATTATGCACTGCTATAGTTACCATGCAAAAATATAGTGATAATCACACTTTATAACAGCAAAAAGCACATTACAGAATGTGTACGGggacaaaaattaaaatggtgattatgttaaaaaaaaaaagctctatCTTAATCTTTTAGGTACCTTTTCCAGggaaattttcatttaaagataaagaaactttttatttaaaggaaacTTGTTTACACTCACCATTTAACCTAAGTTAGGAGAGAATTAAAAGCCAGTTTGTTACcaaaagaaattgaaaacaaCTCTAATTTCTAGAAGGGCATTGTTAGATGTGTCTATGTCACTGAAGAATTATATGAAATATTGATTCTTGGTATTTATATTTGAAAGTTGTAGCCAACCTTTATGTgactttctcttctttcctgcagcacagatgagaaaaagggggaaaatgtgAAGCACCTTTCTCCCCTCAAACAACATTCAAACACACACATCATTCTTTGACATTAAAGCTCTTACAGATAGCAGATAGACATGAATCAGCATCAGATaatcagaaacaaaatttgCTTGAGAATTCTTTGTCATACAGTTAATTTGAGATTTTGATTGAGATTTTGCTCGGTGTTTCCGCTAGAACTGAGATTTTGGCTAGCATCTTTATTAGCAGTTCAACCGCTTTTGGCAGTCAGGAGTTTGAGCTTCAAAAtagtaatgaaaaatattcatgAAAGGTTCTTTCTGCTTCTTGGTGGCAATAGGACACTTGGACATCAGAGATGAAGAAATGTAGCATAATAGTGACAATTTCCACCAAAAAAAGCCACGCAAATGAAAGATTTGTTGCTGGTATCAGATAGGGGACACTGATCATTTTATAGGATATCCAGTGCAGCAGTTTACAATAGACCAGTCAGGAAAATCTCCCAAAGAAGTTTATTCTTCTGCATGTTTAGATTTAGCAAATAAATGGATGATGTATGTTAGCAGGAAGGGATTATTGTGGTACCTTCCAAACAAGGTGCCACTCACTGGATCTGGAGAACAGCAAAGCACTTTTCATTCACAAGTGCACTATTCTGCAGAACAGAGAGGTGCTTGgtaataaataaaaacacttgGTGAAAAGAAGTCATGATTAAttgggtggcttttttttttaactctgtcaagtttttaatatttctacCTAACCCACAAAGCTAAACAATGTTACTATTaaggttttattaaaaataaaggagagatAGTGTACATGTTTTAATTCTTGCTCTTTGTATGTTTGAGTATCTGCAACAAGACTGGCTTGATGGGAAGAGGGCATAtatctgtttttaaagaaatcttaTAATAACAAAAGGTGTCCCTTCTGATAAGTACATGATGTGCAGGCATAAAGGACCAGTCAGTGAAACTGAGATACTATGATACAACTCTTCTTCTGTGGAAAAATCCTGAAAGCCATACCAAGTAGTTGAAGCCAGCATCAATGCAAGAAGCCTCTGTGGTGACCAAAGCCATATATTTATCCCTGAATTACATATAAAGttcagcaaaagaaaacaaatacatcagtggaagaaaagaaatgtgaataAGTGATGAAAAGCCAAACTCACAAGTAAAGTACAAGTGCAAACTGTTAAAAATTGTGGTAAAATAAATGAGTCATAGTTCTCTTCTAGAAATTGACCAAATGACCAGAAGACctcatttataaaatattatgcaaatttcttactttatttttccactGCATGTTTTTTCCTGAGTTGGGAACAACTCTAAATACTAAGTTTTTCCTGTATTTGCCATTAATGGCTTACAGTGTTATcagtgttaaacaagttagCTTTAAATTTGATATGCAGAATAACCTctttggaaagattttttgagaaaaaaagatcAGGCAAATAATCTAATAATCTTCTAGATTAAGTCtagaaaaattagttttcaccttgattaaaaataaggaaaacaaaggaaaaatgcagaataCAGTTTAGAAGGGGCATGGGGGCACttttgctgctgccttggaTTGAGAATAAAGGGGGTTTGTGCTGCAATAATACTGGAAGCTGTGGGCTCCCCATACACTGGCACTGGACTGAAAACAGCAGCTTCAAACTATGTCCAGTATGATCTAATAGCGAATAGGAAAGGTCCAGTCCTATTTTCCCCTTCATTACAAATCCTTGCCATGTCCTTTCTCCTGACCTTAGATTGTAGGCAGAGAGTGAGAGCCAGGGTAGCAAACTGATCTG from Ammospiza nelsoni isolate bAmmNel1 chromosome 5, bAmmNel1.pri, whole genome shotgun sequence includes:
- the FGL2 gene encoding fibroleukin; the encoded protein is MQALPPISENSVGCLITCRLRAALIKLFHLCILPHSASLSVKMKLLIYIVLLKSTLLALTNVFAIILEEEENAKEAKLTETCPIKLKANRKCDEGEDCPYQINLPPMTIQIPKEFKLLEKTLKEVQTLKESVNKLQKCCQDCKLQADDNQERDRSNEFLLPNTAENSESQDNRVQELQSKVNRMATSLKNAKSQIQTLQGRLEKLSLINMNNVEHYVDSKVANLTFAVNNLDNKCSSKCPAMQAKPVIQIMQRDCADHYTAGRRSNGIYRISPDPRNGSFEVYCDMQTQGGGWTVLQRRQDGSTNFNRTWNDYKHGFGNLSREFWLGNDKIHLLTRSQEMQLRIDLEDFNGIREYAKYEHFYVANEYLKYRLSVHGYSGTAGDALHYSRHYNHDQKFFTTPDRDNDRYPSGNCGAYYSSGWWFDACLSANLNGKYYHKKYKGVRNGIFWGTWHGISDDTPTGYRQPFKSVKIMIRPKSFVQ